A stretch of the Malus domestica chromosome 08, GDT2T_hap1 genome encodes the following:
- the LOC103410831 gene encoding DDB1- and CUL4-associated factor homolog 1-like, which translates to MERVSALPSDVIYQENCSPIFCCAAFVFGVVLDAFDSQDGLQKLLGLLNDAASVRSRVNSGALGLPSSGSLRNGRSPAEVLTSSEKQKAFRTCVALRQYFRAHLIMLVDPNKNTPSAAQNLPSVRSAFKPLDISDEAVDAVFLQLQKDRKLGPAFVRTHWHAVDKLWVLMDLLLCWSYARLHLLSVIYTITSICIGCSAFCCIGP; encoded by the exons ATGGAGCGTGTTTCTGCTCTTCCTTCAGATGTGATCTACCAG GAAAATTGCAGCCCTATTTTTTGCTGTGCTGCATTTGTTTTCGGGGTAGTTCTTGATGCTTTTGATTCTCAGGATGGCTTACAGAAGTTACTGGGACTTTTAAATGATGCTGCATCCGTAAGGTCTAGAGTAAATTCTGGGGCACTAGGACTCCCTAGTTCAGGATCACTTCGGAATGGCAGGTCACCTGCAGAAGTACTTACTTCATCAGAGAAACAAAAAGCTTTCCGCACATGTGTTGCCTTGCGGCAGTACTTCAGAGCACATCTTATTATGCTTGTGGATCCAAATAAGAACACTCCAAGTGCAGCTCAGAATCTTCCAAGTGTAAGGTCTGCTTTCAAGCCGCTTGACATCAGTGATGAAGCTGTGGATGCAGTATTCCTGCAGCTACAGAAGGACCGAAAGCTGGGTCCTGCATTTGTGAGAACTCATTGGCATGCAGTAGATAAGCTTTGGGTCCTAATGGACTTATTACTATGTTGGAGTTATGCCAG GCTCCACCTGTTGAGCGTTATTTACACGATTACTTCAATATGCATTGGGTGTTCTGCATTTTGTTGCATTGGTCCCTAG